Genomic window (Diabrotica undecimpunctata isolate CICGRU chromosome 6, icDiaUnde3, whole genome shotgun sequence):
TATGGATGGTCATTACATATTAGAAGTGTTGGGCTATATGTTGCTAAGGAAGAAATTAGGAAAAATTAAGTATAAAGTGGTAGTAGCTGTAATAACAGCTTTCTTTACAATAATACTTGCCCTTCATTGTTTTATGTTCCTGTAtaggaatatttttatttaatttattaaactaaTATTAATTTAACCTATGAATGACTaaacattaatataattaaacattttgtaattattttcaagTATATGCATACATCACAAATTAAGggaaaataaacagttttaataTCAGTATTGAAAAGTTGTACTTCTGTATAATGGTGGCTGATCTACATGTCTAAAATGTTTGCAACTCACATCACTTTAAGTAAAACAGGAAGTCATGGTAGGCAAAAAAACAACCATATATATAATTTTTGTGATGAAATATATGTGCTAATGTGGGTTAGTCTTTCTGTTAAAACTACTAAGTATtatatatgtcaaagacagagctGTGCTAACACTAATAAATATGTTAAATGTGATGACAGCCAATTTGCTGTATTCAGAAACAACacatttttgtacaaaatgtgtctGCCTAATTGGTTATGCCAAAGCCAAGGGAGAACAATGATTTTTTAATATcaattaaacaacaaaaagtcTAAAATCtaaaagattttaaataaaactttgtattttatGATTCTAGCGAAAAAAATCTATTATCTTTCAAATAATATTAAGAATTCACTGGTCTGATCAAGACACCTTATCTTACACATGGTTAATGAGCTAGTTGTGATGCAGCTGTCTGTATTTTGACCATTGACCATGATGATTGTTAgtggtgtgtgtgtttgtgccaTGTTCAATTGACATATCTACTGTGATGACATAGCTGCAGTCCCGATGCTATGTTCTCAGTTAATCCATGGGTGTTTATATCTTATCCAGACCTGTCCTATTTTTAAATATGGTGTCCCCACTGTATGACCCATTCAGTCAACTTTACAGTACAGCTGTTTAAAGGTTCGCTCATTGTTTATTGCTGATTTTTCAGTAAGGGAACAGccaatatatttgaaaatttgcaTAATAATTACGAAATAGGTGGGTAATAATCCTGTGCAGTACTTGAATTAACATTATTTCTTGTTTTCAAGAAAAATCACTTAGATATTTTACGTTGACCAACATAAAAAGTTAATTATAGTATGTAACCCTTACTGTGAATTACTTTGGACACTATACAAAACTATTCATCATTTGTCATATATACTATATTCTCCAGATATTTCTGGTTCATAACTCAATTGAATGTTGCAGAAGAAGTCTTGAATTATTTGGCCTATGTAAAATACAGTACATTTAGAGTTATTTAATACCATATTTCAATGTTCTGTCCAGTTTTTAATGCAATTGAGGTCATCATATTGGTGCAATGGATTTCTTACTAGTTTCCATCTAGTGATGCTATGAAAAGCAAAGATTTCAATACTGAGCCTCGGGCAGTGTCATGTATATATTATGATATTCTCATAACAATGAGTTCTCACTGGAATTTGAAAGGTATGGTCTGACACAAACCACTCAAGCAAAGTGCTTGATTTTGTATGCCATGGAgtctttatattttataaaaggtTTTCCAAGATAAGCTCTTATCAATAGGTTCGTGTTATATCATTTAAAAGTGTTAATTAGTTATGTCTGGACAGAAGGTTGGTAAAcctgcattttaatttgttttaattgcaTTTTCAACCTTTACACAAGCGAATGTAATGTTTATTTGTAATCTTGAATAATATTTAACAGGAAGTGTTATGATAATATTTAACAGGAAGTATGATAATGCAACATTGtttatttaccataaaaaatcattaacaataaaataaatataaaatgtttagTTTTTGACATTTTAGACATTCATGAGTGAAACATTTTTGTacatatattacaaaataaatgaCTACATTaagtataataaattattttgctAAATTTAAACTTGTTTCTAGTTCTTTCAGACACCTTTCACCATAAGTTAGGCATGATCTAATGGTCACTTCATCAGTGTGATGTGAGTTATTCCGAAAATCAGTTCTGGTCCATTCTCTTAATTCTTTTCTATACATTTCGTCAGGTACTTGTTTAATAGTACGGAAAATCTTTCTGTATAGTGTTTTCACTTCTTGCTTTAGGATAAActgaaaaatataaacatatttaatTCATTATGTACTGtaaatacccaaatattttaggCAATTTGTGCAAATATGCTCATTAACAATATTTTGGCCTAAAGGGGATTATTACCCTCAAACAGGTGTAACAATACAAACATAATAAGATCCTTATCTTAGCTGTTGTATTGTTGTGATACCTGGTTAAAATAGAAAGACAAATACCTTTATAAAAACCCTTGAATCATATTAATCACCCTTtacatcattttttttaaattactctaCTTTGGGCCAAacgtatttacaaaaaaaattttctgttttctgactacaaatattttctaaaagtttattgGATTACTAAGCAACATGGTTTTAGAGTCAACTGTGAGATCTATCTTAAGGTTGATGATATATTTTATCACATGGATGTTGGTTTTGTAATTGCCTTTTATGTGATAAATATCTATAGTATATTTAAGTATTACAGATGCCAAAACTAGATCAGAACACCTCCATTCTTATTAATTTCAATACAATTATAAAGAATGATACTTGCTAAGGCATAGTCTgatgaattttataaaaataaaattcatatctACCAGTCAAACTTATTTGTAATTTTAACAATTATAAATACAAAGAACAGTGACATCCTTAGATACTGTAATATTTGTCTtaatagcaaattaagtttaggTCATTCTCATCTACAAGATCAAAGAAACTTCCTGAAAAATTacctgttttaaatttaaaaaaggtttATGAAGTTTCGACATAGGATTAGTTGCTTTTTTCAGCAATATATATCgtttaaaaagttaaaattattgatataaacatattttgatatataaaaacaaatacataatCTTCAATGTAGGTTAGGTTCAAATTCGGAtcatttttcacatttggtcccgtTGAAGATAGCCTCAAATGAGTTTGACAGAAGGAAATATTTGTGTTTGGCAGTgttgaaatttaaattacaaaaaaaatatatgcaatcaaaagcaataagatgtataaaaattaatagtttagaattaccaaaaaagaaaaagtaagtattttaaaGGTAAATAGTAAAATGTCAGTATAAATAATTGGAgttaaaaagacatctgttgcaatatggcaactggtggtttgagggTTCTGACTCTGTTGCCAAATCTATGCGCTAACTTATCAAAGagcaatttccaaaaaaaaattctaataattaagtgaaattaatatcaaaagaaaCCAATATTAATTAATTCGTGggttatataaatcataaaacAGCGGAATCTATAAAATAAtctaaaaatgtactttttaaaagctttctttGTATTTGAAGCGCATAACATACACATTATAAAGACACGGCAACACTGCCAACGTAATCTGAAGTTTAATTGACAGCTAATTTGGGGCTATCTTCAccgggaccaaatgtgaaaaaatGTCCGAAGTGAAAATATGTTCGAAAGTCGCAGCTTTTCTTTTGATGATGGTAACTGATTTTTGTTTGCCCTTTGTTTTTTTACTATTAGATTTGCCGAAAACCAAGttagaacaaatgttaaattattatttataagtaCTTTTATTACTTCTTGTCCCAGTTAAAACCAACTTGAAtgtaataaaaagaagaataagtgAAAAAAAAGAAGAGTGGTACTTCtacttgtaaatatattttgatttgatGTTTTAGTTTTagcaattttagtttaaaaattataaaaataaaagatatcaTTTTAATGGTTCTGATATCTAAGGCTGATATGTGATAAAATATTTGTAGTGCAGATTATTATATCTTTTTTGTGGTGAGAATCCGTGAATTAGTTTAAATAATGAGTCCTTTAAAGAAACAGTTATCCAAAACAAAAGAAGTTTTAAGTCCTAAACGTTACAACTTACGTGAAAAACCAAAAATCTTGATTGATAAGTGGTTGATTGAAAATAGGGTCCCGTCATTAAGCGATGTGAACATtgtaaaaaagaaaagtattacTTCTCCATCTAGTTCAAAGTCCATAGTGAAGAAAAAGCCAACTAAATCGCCAGAcacaactaataaaaaaatacaaatttccaAAACTACTTCACCCATATCATCAAAACCTACTTTCCAAAGAAAATACAAATCACCTAGCaagaaaaaagaaactgaagCTTGTAAATCTTTATCAGGGAGTAAACAAAaacaagaagaacaaaaaatatataagaagCTTGATAAGTGGTTGATTAAAAAGAGGATCCTACCTTCGAATCCTGTAGAAACTCTAAAAAAGAAAACTGATAGTTCTCCACCTGGCCCAAAAAATGCAGTGAATGGAAAGTCAAAGAAATTACCAGATATAGGTAATAAAAACATACAAATCCCTAAAACTTCTCCACCCAGAGCATCAAAAACTACTTCCCAGGCAAAACATAAATCACCTAGTCAGAAAAAAGAAACTAAAGGTAGCAGATCTTCACCAAGGAGACCACAAAGAAAAAATAGGAACAATACAGTTAAACCACCTATTTTAAAGAAACAAGTAACCAAAGGGAATAAACAGAATAAGAGTTTATCAGACAAATTACAACCAAAACTTACGGATAGTATCAAACAAACTAATTCaaagacagagaaaactaaagaaaataaactaagcaatattaaGCATTTATCAGAGAGCTcccaaagaaaaaatagaactGATATACACAAGTCAATTAGTCCACTCAAACAATCCACATTGAATGAATATGTTACCAAAAaagtgaataaaaaaacaatctttAAGAGGAATGACTCATTTGACAGTATTGATTTACCAGTTTTTACCAAAACTAAAAGAGTTACAAAAAATACTAAACTAAAAGAACAAAAGTCTTTATTTGAGAAGTATGGTGTTGTAATACCAACTGTGGATGAAATATTAAGTGATAAAAAAGACCTTGAACAGTGTAAATCAATGTTAAATGATTTTAATCCTATTAGTGAAGATAGCCTGGAGTTGCCTATATTAGAACAATTAAAACAGGGTCCTTGCAATGAAAGAAATCTGGACTGTAAACATTTAACTGCTCAGGAGCTGGAAGTGTACTTCAATGATAATATTAGTTTTCTTAGTGATATATTTTTAGAGAAGATTAAGAACGCTCGCCATGAAAGATACTTTAATCAAAAACATAAAGTGCTTACCTTTTCTGTTAATGATTTGACATATAATACCAGTACAATTGTATTCAGTTACGAACAGATACGGTTTTTAGTGAAATTATTGAGCAAACATTTTGATCCAGAAGACACAAGAGCACAATATTTGTTTCAAGTGCTGTTACCTcagttatgtttaaaaatttttatggaaaCACATGGTATGACTGAAGATGAAGCTGTTGTATATTTAGATGAAAAACCTGTCATGGATTAGTATTATGACGTAAGAGCAAAAGTTGCTACTTAATaacacaaaatatatatttttgtaactgaacaaatcattatttttttaaatgtatacaTTACCCTGAATATCTAATGTTAATTCATTAGTTTAAgatatttatgttgttttgttATACTTAATTGTTTTACAAGGCAGTTGAACTTTAGTTAGTGTGCCAATATGAATTAGTTTTTTGTGATGAGAGTAAGACTTAGATTGGATCACAATTTTTTAAGTATCTTGGTGTGTTTGCTAGGCACATTAAtactttattttgaaatttattgtaatgttttttttttggttattgtTAAAATCTTATACTTTTAAGCTATCAACCAGAAATACCTTGTTGCATAATAAATTTTATCATTTAGATACATTACTCAGTCTTATTTAGgtatttgtaatttattaatCTGCATTTAGGTAGTTATTTGTTATATTGTGATAGAAACATCATCTGCCTTCTCATTGTGCCTCTCCTTTCAATGATTTTAAATTGTCAAGGTTTTTTTGCTCTTGTTTACCTCTAAAAGATTCAAACCACAAATTTCATATCTATGACATTCGTCTGTGGCCTGGATTACTTTTTCCTATATTTTGATTTGCATTACGTATATTATGTAGTTTCTTTTAATCCTCTCATAAGTTGGCCCAAAGATTCAATTCTTTTTATATGCAATGtaacttattttatattttgtcatTCTATTGACCTATCATACACATCTATCCTTACATTCAAAATGTCATGTCCACTCTTTAGATTTAATTTAAATAGAATTTTATGCAGTTCATACATAATAATCTCATGCCATATCACTTCAAAAGCTTGGGTTtgtgaaataataattttttatattatcacTATCTGTACTTGGTCAACAATATATTTTTCTAGCAAACTgaattataattttcttcaatatattatgttaaataatCGTAAAATGTTTTCCAGTTTTATGAAAAGTATGTTAtctataagtattttgtaaaCAAAAGTTAAAATAGATGCATTctggaaaaaaccaattttttaaCTATCTTATTTGTCATGTTTaagaaattatattaaacaaGATATCAAGCAATCACATACTGTTTTTGTAAATTCGACTAAATGGAATTTTGTCTCACCAATGcagattttattatttcatttgttGTTTTGTACCTGTACTTAATTATTGTTGTAAGtgtttattgtttgtattgattaCCATGTATCTAATTACACAATAAGGAATACTTAAAAGACACATAAAGCCATAGTTATTTTTACAATGtaatttatgttttataataaatattccaagtaatataaatatattttttaagattttcttGTGAATAAATTCATACAGAATCATTGCagttgtgtttatttttaatagctGTAGTTATGCTGTTAAACTATCTACAGTTTTTAGTACCACCATCTCTAGGGGGATGGTGGGAATAAGAGCCAGTGAGTAATGGGAGCCATCTTATTATTAGGGATTGGAACACCTTAATATAGGGCTGAACACACTCTAAGCTTGACCTTGAGCTGTGATGGCTCATAGGTATAGCAGTTATTTAAATAAGTTAATTTTTAACCCTTGACTGGAGTTAAACAAATTTTGCAACATTGTTTTAGCGATACGTGATACCTATTGATGCCGTAAGTATTACTGGTTTTTGTCAGATCCAAATTATTTTATCACTAGAGGTTCCTAAAAGTATGTAGTTTCACTGCATCGCATCCAGTGGCGAAACGTGAATTTTTGTAAAGTGTTAACAAAACCAAgtaaaaaatcttatttaaaaaaaatttttgaacctCCCAAA
Coding sequences:
- the LOC140443239 gene encoding LYR motif-containing protein 2 — encoded protein: MSKLHKPFLNLKQFILKQEVKTLYRKIFRTIKQVPDEMYRKELREWTRTDFRNNSHHTDEVTIRSCLTYGERCLKELETSLNLAK